From Drosophila virilis strain 15010-1051.87 chromosome X, Dvir_AGI_RSII-ME, whole genome shotgun sequence, the proteins below share one genomic window:
- the org-1 gene encoding T-box protein H15 isoform X1 has protein sequence MRVKCRQSRSAVSRITDHGHRHRHHRQHQFALGRKVAIETPQRFGFAIRKRAQIDQMTHMMGPTECASAMVATMPFLDNGLNGNLADYGCYANDYWTSPYTTGGLSPMKQIEACIQTAGKDRTSYKPLEQIDAKLADIDAQSTGSNSTSSSSQSSSAGNCQEQTSAVSDYPGGGGGGNNNSSGSSHNSSSSSNINESTTGTAATTPTTTAAAAKKYKNSHKKDNNNITTNNNTSNSSSKNNSNNKGEPEAVHPSLAQAIVVLETKALWDQFHAQGTEMIITKTGRRMFPTFQVRIGGLDPHATYICMMDFVPMDDKRYRYAFHNSCWVVAGKADAISPPRIHVHPDSPAAGANWMKQIVSFDKLKLTNNQLDENGHIILNSMHRYQPRFHLVYLPPKNASLDENEHSSHFRTFIFPETSFTAVTAYQNQRVTQLKISSNPFAKGFRDDGTNDVTSGSLGMSSMSHESQARMKQQQQQQQQQQQQQQQQQQQHQLQQQQQQQHLKAKDRTPANSFSLSCTELVEQQAAAATATTAAAVAAAAAATSQLAMQLPATPSSSSTSGNSPDLLGFQLEATPLQQQQQQLQHQQQLQQQQPAVQQLHQQQHQQHQQQQQQQQQQNLHQMSSSYGGSYHHPYQHHQHQHTATPLTPLSASSASPPAPGAAAAAAAATQVMAAANIYSSIGQPYAGEQSNFGAIYHHNAAAHYHSHGYGSPYDKLKVSTGHMRQAAAAAYGMSSYQSFYGSAAAAHQMMRPNSYIDLGPR, from the exons ATGCGAGTCAAGTGTCGACAGTCGCGCAGCGCGGTATCACGGATCACGGATCACggacatcgacatcgacatcaTCGACAACATCAGTTCGCACTTGGCCGGAAGGTGGCAATTGAGACACCTCAACGCTTCGGATTCGCAATac GCAAACGTGCACAAATCGACCAAATGACACACATGATGGGCCCCACGGAATGCGCCAGCGCCATGGTGGCCACAATGCCATTTCTGGACAATGGCCTCAACGGCAATCTGGCGGATTATGGCTGCTATGCAAATGACTATTGGACATCTCCCTACACGACCGGCGGACTGAGTCCCATGAAACAGATTGAAG CTTGCATACAAACAGCGGGCAAGGATCGCACCTCGTACAAGCCACTTGAACAGATCGATGCCAAGCTGGCGGACATCGATGCGCAGAGCACAGGtagcaacagcaccagcagcagcagccaatcGAGCAGCGCCGGAAACTGTCAGGAGCAGACGTCCGCTGTTTCAGATTACccgggcggcggcggcggcggcaacaacaacagcagcggcagcagccacaacagcagcagcagcagcaacattaatGAGTCGacaacaggaacagcagcaacaacgccaacaacaacagcagcagcggccaaAAAGTATAAGAACAGCCacaaaaaagacaacaacaatatcacaacaaacaacaacacgtcaaacagcagcagcaagaacaacagcaacaacaagggT GAACCGGAGGCAGTGCATCCATCGCTGGCGCAGGCCATTGTTGTATTGGAAACGAAGGCGCTGTGGGATCAGTTTCACGCACAGGGCACTGAGATGATCATTACGAAGACGGGTCGTCGCATGTTTCCCACGTTTCAAGTGCGGATTGGCGGCCTCGATCCGCATGCCACCTATATATGCATGATGGACTTTGTGCCGATGGATGATAAGCGTTATCGCTATGCGTTTCACAA CTCGTGCTGGGTGGTGGCGGGCAAGGCGGACGCGATATCGCCACCGCGGATACATGTGCATCCGGATTCGCCAGCGGCGGGCGCCAATTGGATGAAGCAAATTGTGTCCTTCGACAAGCTGAAGCTGACCAACAATCAGCTGGATGAGAATGGGCAT ATCATATTGAACTCCATGCATCGCTACCAGCCGCGCTTCCACTTGGTCTACTTGCCGCCAAAGAATGCCTCGCTGGATGAGAACGAGCATTCGAGTCACTTTCGCACGTTCATATTCCCGGAGACCAGTTTTACGGCCGTAACAGCATACCAGAACCAGCGG gTGACACAACTGAAAATATCGAGCAATCCGTTCGCCAAAGGATTTCGAGATGATGGCACCAACGATGT cACCAGCGGCAGCCTGGGTATGTCCAGCATGAGCCATGAGAGTCAAGCACGcatgaagcagcagcagcagcagcagcaacagcaacagcaacagcagcagcagcagcaacaacaacatcaactacaacagcagcagcagcagcagcatttaaAGGCAAAGGACAGAACGCCAGCTAACAGCTTCAGCTTGTCCTGCACAGAGCTCGTGGAACagcaagcagcagcggcgacggcaacaacagcagcagcagtagcagcagcagcagcagcaacatctcAACTGGCCATGCAGTTGCCAGCCACTCCCTCGAGCAGCTCAACGTCGGGCAATTCGCCGGATTTGTTGGGCTTTCAGTTGGAAGCGACGccgctgcaacagcaacagcagcagctgcagcaccaacagcaactgcagcagcaacagccagcgGTACAGCAAttgcatcagcaacagcatcaacagcatcagcagcagcaacagcaacagcagcagcagaatctTCACCAAATGTCCAGCAGCTATGGTGGCAGCTATCATCATCCGTATCAGCACCATCAGCATCAGCACACAGCAACGCCATTGACACCGCTTTCAGCCAGCTCCGCGTCACCGCCAGCGCCAGGTGCTGCGGCTGCAGCCGCGGCAGCCACTCAGGTAATGGCGGCGGCCAATATTTACTCGAGCATTGGCCAGCCGTATGCGGGCGAGCAGAGCAACTTTGGGGCCATCTATCATCACAATGCAGCGGCACACTATCACAGTCACGGATATGGCAGTCCGTATGACAAGCTGAAGGTCTCCACGGGTCACATGCGGCAGGCGGCAGCCGCCGCGTACGGCATGAGCAGCTATCAGAGCTTCTACGGCTCCGCGGCGGCAGCGCACCAAATGATGCGGCCCAATAGCTATATCGATTTGGGACCACGCTGA
- the org-1 gene encoding T-box transcription factor TBX1 isoform X2 encodes MTHMMGPTECASAMVATMPFLDNGLNGNLADYGCYANDYWTSPYTTGGLSPMKQIEACIQTAGKDRTSYKPLEQIDAKLADIDAQSTGSNSTSSSSQSSSAGNCQEQTSAVSDYPGGGGGGNNNSSGSSHNSSSSSNINESTTGTAATTPTTTAAAAKKYKNSHKKDNNNITTNNNTSNSSSKNNSNNKGEPEAVHPSLAQAIVVLETKALWDQFHAQGTEMIITKTGRRMFPTFQVRIGGLDPHATYICMMDFVPMDDKRYRYAFHNSCWVVAGKADAISPPRIHVHPDSPAAGANWMKQIVSFDKLKLTNNQLDENGHIILNSMHRYQPRFHLVYLPPKNASLDENEHSSHFRTFIFPETSFTAVTAYQNQRVTQLKISSNPFAKGFRDDGTNDVTSGSLGMSSMSHESQARMKQQQQQQQQQQQQQQQQQQQHQLQQQQQQQHLKAKDRTPANSFSLSCTELVEQQAAAATATTAAAVAAAAAATSQLAMQLPATPSSSSTSGNSPDLLGFQLEATPLQQQQQQLQHQQQLQQQQPAVQQLHQQQHQQHQQQQQQQQQQNLHQMSSSYGGSYHHPYQHHQHQHTATPLTPLSASSASPPAPGAAAAAAAATQVMAAANIYSSIGQPYAGEQSNFGAIYHHNAAAHYHSHGYGSPYDKLKVSTGHMRQAAAAAYGMSSYQSFYGSAAAAHQMMRPNSYIDLGPR; translated from the exons ATGACACACATGATGGGCCCCACGGAATGCGCCAGCGCCATGGTGGCCACAATGCCATTTCTGGACAATGGCCTCAACGGCAATCTGGCGGATTATGGCTGCTATGCAAATGACTATTGGACATCTCCCTACACGACCGGCGGACTGAGTCCCATGAAACAGATTGAAG CTTGCATACAAACAGCGGGCAAGGATCGCACCTCGTACAAGCCACTTGAACAGATCGATGCCAAGCTGGCGGACATCGATGCGCAGAGCACAGGtagcaacagcaccagcagcagcagccaatcGAGCAGCGCCGGAAACTGTCAGGAGCAGACGTCCGCTGTTTCAGATTACccgggcggcggcggcggcggcaacaacaacagcagcggcagcagccacaacagcagcagcagcagcaacattaatGAGTCGacaacaggaacagcagcaacaacgccaacaacaacagcagcagcggccaaAAAGTATAAGAACAGCCacaaaaaagacaacaacaatatcacaacaaacaacaacacgtcaaacagcagcagcaagaacaacagcaacaacaagggT GAACCGGAGGCAGTGCATCCATCGCTGGCGCAGGCCATTGTTGTATTGGAAACGAAGGCGCTGTGGGATCAGTTTCACGCACAGGGCACTGAGATGATCATTACGAAGACGGGTCGTCGCATGTTTCCCACGTTTCAAGTGCGGATTGGCGGCCTCGATCCGCATGCCACCTATATATGCATGATGGACTTTGTGCCGATGGATGATAAGCGTTATCGCTATGCGTTTCACAA CTCGTGCTGGGTGGTGGCGGGCAAGGCGGACGCGATATCGCCACCGCGGATACATGTGCATCCGGATTCGCCAGCGGCGGGCGCCAATTGGATGAAGCAAATTGTGTCCTTCGACAAGCTGAAGCTGACCAACAATCAGCTGGATGAGAATGGGCAT ATCATATTGAACTCCATGCATCGCTACCAGCCGCGCTTCCACTTGGTCTACTTGCCGCCAAAGAATGCCTCGCTGGATGAGAACGAGCATTCGAGTCACTTTCGCACGTTCATATTCCCGGAGACCAGTTTTACGGCCGTAACAGCATACCAGAACCAGCGG gTGACACAACTGAAAATATCGAGCAATCCGTTCGCCAAAGGATTTCGAGATGATGGCACCAACGATGT cACCAGCGGCAGCCTGGGTATGTCCAGCATGAGCCATGAGAGTCAAGCACGcatgaagcagcagcagcagcagcagcaacagcaacagcaacagcagcagcagcagcaacaacaacatcaactacaacagcagcagcagcagcagcatttaaAGGCAAAGGACAGAACGCCAGCTAACAGCTTCAGCTTGTCCTGCACAGAGCTCGTGGAACagcaagcagcagcggcgacggcaacaacagcagcagcagtagcagcagcagcagcagcaacatctcAACTGGCCATGCAGTTGCCAGCCACTCCCTCGAGCAGCTCAACGTCGGGCAATTCGCCGGATTTGTTGGGCTTTCAGTTGGAAGCGACGccgctgcaacagcaacagcagcagctgcagcaccaacagcaactgcagcagcaacagccagcgGTACAGCAAttgcatcagcaacagcatcaacagcatcagcagcagcaacagcaacagcagcagcagaatctTCACCAAATGTCCAGCAGCTATGGTGGCAGCTATCATCATCCGTATCAGCACCATCAGCATCAGCACACAGCAACGCCATTGACACCGCTTTCAGCCAGCTCCGCGTCACCGCCAGCGCCAGGTGCTGCGGCTGCAGCCGCGGCAGCCACTCAGGTAATGGCGGCGGCCAATATTTACTCGAGCATTGGCCAGCCGTATGCGGGCGAGCAGAGCAACTTTGGGGCCATCTATCATCACAATGCAGCGGCACACTATCACAGTCACGGATATGGCAGTCCGTATGACAAGCTGAAGGTCTCCACGGGTCACATGCGGCAGGCGGCAGCCGCCGCGTACGGCATGAGCAGCTATCAGAGCTTCTACGGCTCCGCGGCGGCAGCGCACCAAATGATGCGGCCCAATAGCTATATCGATTTGGGACCACGCTGA